In one window of Helianthus annuus cultivar XRQ/B chromosome 17, HanXRQr2.0-SUNRISE, whole genome shotgun sequence DNA:
- the LOC110922516 gene encoding paired amphipathic helix protein Sin3-like 1, translating into MKRLQDDAIQKPFASSPEESYGPPLVPGGEASRRVGGGGASSSRKLTTDDALAYLREVKEVFRDQEEKYEEFLGFMKDYRAQRIDTRGVVGRVKELFKGHNHLISGFSTFLPQGYEIVVTDDDDDNDDDNDTSTGVVAK; encoded by the exons ATGAAACGATTGCAAGACGATGCGATTCAAAAACCTTTTGCTTCTTCCCCTGAAGAATC GTATGGCCCGCCCCTAGTCCCCGGCGGTGAAGCGTCGAGAAGGGTAGGAGGTGGTGGTGCTAGTAGCTCTCGGAAACTTACTACCGATGATGCTTTAGCATACTTAAGGGAAGTTAAGGAGGTGTTTCGTGACCAAGAAGAAAAGTATGAAGAGTTTCTTGGTTTTATGAAAGACTATCGAGCTCAAAG AATTGATACTCGTGGGGTGGTAGGAAGGGTGAAAGAGTTGTTTAAAGGGCACAATCATCTAATTTCTGGGTTTAGCACTTTCTTGCCACAAGGTTATGAGATAGTTGTTACTGATGACGATGACGACAACGACGACGATAACGATACTAGTACCGGGGTGGTAGCAAAGTAG